A stretch of Telopea speciosissima isolate NSW1024214 ecotype Mountain lineage chromosome 11, Tspe_v1, whole genome shotgun sequence DNA encodes these proteins:
- the LOC122646214 gene encoding probable LRR receptor-like serine/threonine-protein kinase At3g47570: MASAFASKYLILMALHQLLLFILLFGNSLSLLDSVTASGGNNETDDQLALLEFKKQIVDPYGALSSWNHTSSIHFCNWVGITCGHRHQQRVISLALDGKGLGGNISPSIGNLTFLHFLSIENNSFHGKIPQEIGNLIRLQYISFYSNALEGELPTRLANCTNLREIHFSYNNLVGKIPVELFTSLSKLEIFSINYNGLTGELPASFGNISSITAISLVGNGLQSSIPKSFSHLPNLYFLSLSFNNLSGMFPIPHCNLSSLEIISLRTNQLHGSLPKDIGLTLPNLKHLNLAANLLYGSIPNSISNLSALEIIGLDENSFIGPVPNNLGDLQNLQRFFAGQNQLGIGEANDLDFVNSLVNCTRIEMLDIRVNGFKGPLPNFKANLSTQLSVLLVAGNQISGTIPTGIENLVNLTYLGLHVNFLEGNIPSGIGKLPKLQKLHLGENRLSGQIPSSIGNLTLLYELSLEANNLNGSIPSNIGNCQQLQSLTISNNILQGPIPKQLFLISSLSTSLDLSYNSLLGSLPIEIGNLKSLSMLNISKNRLSGKIPSSIGDCNSLEYLYMWSNLFEGTIPQSLTLLKAIRDIDLSRNNLSGQIPKGLEKLVGVQSLNLSFNNLEGEVPTKGIFGNASEIFVNGNDKLCGGIAELQLPTCTNHGFTKRKKSKAFRIDLVIISVVLGFLLISSFLILYWKRRSKSKPPSTSSIHDMFFKLSYKELFQATGGFSSANFIGSGSFGSVYKGIIEQDATIVAVKVLNLQNPRVYKSFMVECKALRNIRHRNIVKILTSCSSLDSKGNDFKALVYEFMPNGSLDDWLHLPMEAHDHSRNLSFLQRLNIAIDVASALDHLHYHCHVSIVHCDLKPSNVLLNSDMTAHVSDFGLARLLLEPDDKSSQAQTSTIGIKGSIGYVAPEYGMGGRATIQGDVFSYGILLLEMFTGKRPTNQMFTGNLNLHNFAKAALPVNVMQILDPTLLSKEEHREGIKEGAINRTEGVSHRTDKLQDCITSIIEIAIQCSVESPRERMNMNDVMRGLHSIKGKFS; encoded by the exons ATGGCTTCTGCATTTGCATCCAAATATTTGATTCTGATGGCACTTCATCAGCTTCTACTTTTCATTCTCCTCTTTGGGAACTCATTGAGTCTGCTAGATTCAGTCACCGCCAGTGGAGGGAACAACGAGACAGATGATCAACTTGCTTTGCTCGAGTTCAAGAAACAAATTGTAGATCCCTACGGAGCACTAAGTTCTTGGAACCATACTTCTTCTATCCATTTCTGCAACTGGGTAGGGATCACATGTGGCCATCGTCATCAACAACGGGTTATCAGCTTGGCTTTAGATGGGAAGGGCTTGGGAGGAAACATATCTCCTTCCATTGGGAATCTCACATTTTTGCATTTCCTCAGCATTGAAAACAATAGCTTCCATGGCAAAATCCCCCAAGAAATTGGTAATCTGATTCGACTACAGTACATTTCTTTTTATAGCAATGCACTTGAAGGAGAACTCCCTACCAGGTTGGCCAACTGCACTAATCTTAGAGAAATTCACTTCTCCTACAACAATCTTGTAGGGAAGATTCCTGTTGAACTATTTACATCTTTGTCAAAGTTGGAGATATTTTCTATTAATTATAATGGTTTAACAGGAGAGCTACCAGCTTCTTTTGGTAACATTTCCTCCATCACAGCTATCTCTTTGGTTGGAAATGGACTGCAGTCCAGCATTCCAAAATCCTTTAGTCACCTACCAAACTTATACTTTCTATCACTTTCTTTCAACAACCTATCTGGTATGTTCCCTATCCCACACTGTAATCTTTCATCTCTTGAAATTATTTCACTCCGAACCAATCAACTGCATGGGAGCCTTCCAAAAGACATAGGCCTCACTCTTCCAAATCTCAAACATTTAAATCTTGCAGCGAACCTTCTCTATGGAAGCATTCCGAATTCCATCTCCAATCTTTCAGCACTTGAAATAATTGGTCTTGATGAAAACAGTTTTATTGGACCAGTCCCTAACAATTTAGgagatcttcaaaatcttcaaagATTCTTCGCTGGTCAAAATCAACTTGGAATAGGGGAAGCTAATGATTTAGATTTTGTAAATTCTTTGGTCAATTGTACACGTATAGAGATGTTGGACATAAGAGTTAATGGTTTTAAGGGTCCCCTTCCCAACTTTAAAGCCAATCTCTCTACACAGCTCTCAGTACTTCTTGTGGCAGGGAATCAAATATCTGGAACCATTCCTACTGGGATTGAAAATCTCGTCAACTTAACCTATTTGGGCCTGCATGTGAACTTTCTTGAAGGTAATATTCCGTCTGGTATAGGGAAACTTCCAAAGCTTCAAAAATTACACTTGGGTGAAAATAGACTTTCAGGACAAATACCTTCCTCTATAggcaatctcactcttttgtacGAACTCAGTTTAGAAGCCAACAACTTGAATGGAAGCATTCCTTCTAACATTGGAAATTGTCAACAGCTACAGTCCCTAACCATTTCTAATAATATTCTCCAAGGGCCAATACCTAAACAACTCTTTCTTATTTCCTCTTTATCAACGTCTCTTGATTTATCTTATAATTCTTTGCTTGGTTCCTTACCAATTGAAATCGGTAACTTGAAGAGTCTCTCTATGTTAAATATCTCCAAAAATAGATTGTCAGGAAAAATCCCCTCCTCCATTGGTGACTGTAATAGTTTGGAATATCTTTATATGTGGAGTAATTTGTTTGAAGGAACCATTCCTCAATCTTTGACTCTTTTGAAGGCGATTCGAGATATAGATCTCTCACGCAACAACTTATCGGGGCAAATCCCAAAAGGCCTAGAGAAACTTGTAGGAGTGCAGAGTTTGAATTTATCCTTCAATAATCTTGAGGGAGAGGTACCAACAAAAGGAATCTTTGGAAATGCAAGTGAAATTTTTGTTAATGGAAATGATAAGCTTTGTGGGGGAATTGCAGAGTTACAACTGCCTACATGCACAAACCATGGATTTACGAAACGAAAGAAGTCCAAAGCTTTTAGAATAGATTTGGTGATAATCAGTGTggttcttggttttcttttgatATCTTCCTTTCTTATTCTTTATTGGAAAAGGAGATCAAAAAGTAAACCTCCATCCACATCATCAATCCATGACATGTTCTTCAAGCTTTCTTACAAAGAGCTCTTCCAAGCTACTGGAGGATTTTCTTCAGCTAATTTCATAGGTTCTGGTAGTTTTGGCTCTGTATACAAAGGGATTATCGAGCAAGATGCAACCATTGTTGCAGTCAAGGTACTGAATCTTCAAAATCCAAGAGTTTACAAGAGCTTCATGGTTGAATGCAAAGCATTAAGAAACATTCGTCATCGAAATATTGTCAAGATTTTAACTTCATGTTCAAGTCTTGATTCAAAAGGCAATGATTTCAAAGCCCTTGTTTATGAGTTCATGCCCAATGGGAGTCTAGATGACTGGTTGCATCTGCCAATGGAGGCACATGATCATTCAAGGAATTTAAGCTTTCTTCAAAGATTAAACATTGCAATTGATGTGGCTTCTGCATTGGATCACCTTCATTACCACTGTCATGTGTCAATTGTTCATTGTGACTTGAAGCCAAGCAACGTTCTACTTAACAGTGATATGACTGCACATGTCAGTGATTTTGGTTTGGCGAGGCTACTTTTAGAACCTGATGACAAGTCATCCCAGGCTCAAACTAGTACCATTGGGATAAAAGGTTCTATTGGCTATGTTGCTCCag AGTATGGCATGGGTGGAAGGGCAACTATACAAGGGGATGTGTTTAGCTATGGGATCCTTTTATTGGAGATGTTCACAGGAAAAAGACCAACAAATCAGATGTTTACTGGTAACTTAAATCTCCATAACTTTGCAAAGGCAGCTTTACCTGTAAATGTGATGCAAATTTTAGATCCCACACTCCTATCCAAGGAAGAACACAGAGAAGGAATTAAAGAGGGCGCTATCAACAGAACTGAAGGTGTTAGTCATAGGACAGATAAATTACAAGATTGCATAACATCAATCATTGAAATTGCAATCCAGTGCTCCGTGGAATCACCAAGAGAACGTATGAACATGAATGATGTTATGAGGGGACTACATTCAATCAAAGGGAAATTTTCTTGA